A single region of the Hyphomicrobiales bacterium genome encodes:
- a CDS encoding conserved hypothetical protein (Evidence 4 : Unknown function but conserved in other organisms) — MIIAVGHDDRIVLEQAMDFRAFKVSVPWAARDPARLARAFTGIGQVDGADHVWIDQSALNALGPKDDQAWRDGVSGMIHFAEKHGWVEPSSGAVRAHVEWTAA; from the coding sequence ATGATTATCGCTGTCGGGCATGACGATCGGATCGTACTTGAGCAGGCGATGGACTTTCGCGCCTTCAAGGTGTCGGTGCCGTGGGCTGCCCGCGATCCCGCACGGCTGGCCCGCGCCTTCACCGGTATTGGTCAGGTGGACGGGGCCGACCATGTCTGGATCGATCAGAGCGCGTTGAACGCCCTCGGCCCCAAGGATGATCAGGCGTGGCGTGATGGGGTTTCCGGCATGATTCATTTCGCCGAAAAGCACGGCTGGGTGGAGCCGAGCAGCGGCGCTGTCAGGGCGCATGTGGAATGGACGGCCGCCTGA
- a CDS encoding conserved hypothetical protein (Evidence 4 : Unknown function but conserved in other organisms), with product MKLVQITETLWVAPQIDPDDFAALKERGFTAVVNNRPDGEEPGQPAAVEAAATAASLGLAYSHLPFSGYGFDEAFVRKHQAALTTQPGPVVAHCRSGTRSLTIWAIGEVLDGRMAIEEVDAFGQSHGFDLSGVHRWFANRP from the coding sequence ATGAAGCTGGTACAGATCACCGAAACGCTGTGGGTCGCTCCGCAAATTGATCCCGACGATTTCGCCGCCTTAAAGGAGCGAGGCTTCACGGCGGTCGTCAACAACCGCCCGGATGGCGAGGAGCCCGGCCAGCCGGCCGCGGTGGAGGCGGCCGCGACAGCCGCCTCGCTGGGGCTGGCCTATAGCCATCTGCCCTTTTCGGGCTACGGATTCGATGAAGCATTCGTGCGCAAGCATCAGGCCGCTCTCACGACTCAGCCGGGTCCGGTCGTCGCGCATTGCCGTTCCGGCACGCGCTCCCTGACAATCTGGGCGATCGGCGAGGTCCTCGACGGGCGCATGGCCATCGAGGAGGTTGACGCGTTTGGTCAGAGCCACGGCTTTGATCTCTCCGGCGTCCATCGCTGGTTCGCAAACCGACCGTAA